In Luteimonas viscosa, the following proteins share a genomic window:
- the uxaC gene encoding glucuronate isomerase, translating to MTTTARPLHLHPDRLFPSDATQRAIARRLYGGVASLPIVSPHGHTDPSWWAQDAPFANATELLLVPDHYVFRMLYSQGIGLDALGIPRADGSRADVDPREAWRLFARNFHLFRGTPSSLWLDHVFHEVFGLRTRLGADSADHYYDAITDALQTDAYRPRALFERFDIEVIATTESPLDPLAHHQAIRDSGWGGRVITAYRPDPVIDPEHEQFPSALERFGEITGENVYDWDGYLRAHRQRRAFFAAMGATSTDHGHPSCTTADLPTAQARALFTRIVTGKFTPQDAELFRGQMLTEMAAMSLDDGLVMQIHPGCFRNHNRDLFERYGRDKGADIPMRTDYVHALKPLLDRFGNEPTFRLILFTLDESTYARELAPLAGHWPCLFLGPAWWFHDAPEGMWRFREQTLASAGFYNTIGFNDDTRAFLSIPARHDVARRIDCAVLAKLVAEHRIDEDEAAEVAIDLAYRLPKEAYRL from the coding sequence ATGACCACAACCGCCAGACCGCTGCACCTGCACCCGGACCGCCTGTTCCCCTCGGACGCGACGCAACGCGCGATCGCGCGTCGCCTGTACGGCGGCGTGGCGAGCCTGCCGATCGTCAGCCCGCATGGGCACACGGATCCGTCGTGGTGGGCGCAGGACGCGCCCTTCGCCAATGCCACCGAACTGCTGCTGGTGCCGGACCACTACGTGTTCCGCATGCTCTACAGCCAGGGCATCGGGCTGGACGCGCTCGGCATCCCCCGCGCCGACGGCTCGCGGGCGGACGTCGATCCGCGGGAGGCCTGGCGCCTGTTCGCGCGCAATTTCCACCTGTTCCGCGGCACGCCCTCGTCGCTGTGGCTCGACCATGTCTTCCACGAGGTATTCGGGCTGCGGACGCGCCTGGGCGCCGACAGCGCCGACCACTACTACGACGCCATCACCGACGCGCTGCAGACCGACGCGTACCGTCCGCGCGCGCTGTTCGAGCGCTTCGACATCGAGGTCATCGCCACCACCGAATCGCCGCTCGATCCCCTCGCCCACCACCAGGCGATCCGCGACAGCGGCTGGGGCGGCCGGGTGATCACCGCCTACCGTCCCGATCCGGTGATCGATCCGGAGCACGAACAGTTCCCGTCGGCCCTGGAGCGCTTCGGCGAGATCACCGGCGAGAACGTCTACGACTGGGACGGCTACCTGCGCGCGCACCGCCAGCGCCGCGCATTCTTCGCCGCGATGGGCGCCACCTCCACCGATCACGGCCACCCCAGCTGCACCACCGCCGATCTCCCGACCGCGCAGGCGCGCGCACTGTTCACGCGGATCGTCACCGGCAAGTTCACGCCCCAGGACGCCGAACTGTTCCGTGGCCAGATGCTCACCGAGATGGCGGCGATGAGCCTCGACGACGGCCTGGTGATGCAGATCCACCCCGGCTGCTTCCGCAACCACAACCGTGACCTGTTCGAGCGCTACGGCCGCGACAAGGGTGCCGACATCCCGATGCGCACCGACTACGTCCACGCGCTCAAGCCACTGCTCGACCGCTTCGGCAACGAGCCGACGTTCCGGCTGATCCTGTTCACCCTCGACGAGAGCACCTACGCGCGCGAACTCGCGCCGCTGGCCGGCCACTGGCCCTGCCTCTTCCTCGGCCCGGCGTGGTGGTTTCACGATGCGCCCGAAGGCATGTGGCGTTTCCGCGAGCAGACCCTCGCCAGCGCCGGCTTCTACAACACCATCGGCTTCAACGACGATACCCGCGCCTTCCTATCGATCCCCGCCCGCCACGACGTGGCCCGCCGCATCGACTGCGCGGTGCTGGCCAAGCTCGTCGCCGAACACCGCATCGACGAGGACGAGGCCGCGGAGGTCGCGATCGACCTCGCGTATCGCCTGCCGAAGGAAGCGTACCGACTGTGA
- a CDS encoding TonB-dependent receptor, with product MQVRIARTALSHALGLALVGFATAAVAQDPPPAQDAPQPAPVAPATQDATDLDGVIVTGYRQSLQYSTDAKRDATGFTDSIFSEDIGKFPDTNIAESLARIPGIQIDRDVNGEGLNVGIRGLPQSFTKTIINGGEAATASIGLNRGNQNREVDLNLFPTEFFNKLTVYKSPQASLPEGGISGVVDMRSMRPFDIPGRHFNYSGQFDYNTTGEKFNPRGSAMYSWTNDEGTFGALVGASVVRSRIAVRGWESIGWMNPGLNEQQCGIGTSLTNRPAECNPGGGGSLQMPNEVPDNGSTIGAGMTPGDIIDAEWLMEQNPGLSILQISEALFPRLARPVDMSGDRERDAVVGSLEWRPNDRMHFYVDALYSRAKYENDRIDMNLVGRTFGPVGFIPTNMQLDANNVVTSATLVNAQFFLEARPYRDEVQYWNINPGATFWFGEDDGIKLDVQANWSRSWFFRESPTILPTSPFTTVEYTNDGEHPEFTSGGVDLNDPNAGWSWSGGRVNLNNEKRVTEAGRLRADLQFGDDDRNIKIGVSQDRFRRTIVAFDNSAAWQANAFSSVPDSELPSFLRPGPYGFVTVDFDAFMNATNYQQFFDEAPETGSSQSVGAASGGVDEKNLAAYVEFNGETEVWNRNLRINGGVRYVDTDQDISGPVVLGAVREWQTLNSTYDEWLPSFNAAWDVAGNWVVRMSSSRTLTRPNPRSMLPATTFSDPSAEIADQGNPNLSPYLSTNFDLGLEWYTGDEGLVALTMFNKRVSGYTYQGVNVIPFRDLGIPLDALSENQLAALNANGGLDAPINVRQQVNADATLDIQGWELIWVQPLSFVFEGLGFMANYTDIDLEPTGQEADQLAGNLFGISPVMWNATAYWENDIASVRLSYNWVEGSAQRALGNNEGGINYGQYFGEDRGQFDLSASYTLDGLPSRPQITFNVLNITNEQTRNYISFPNVPGEIYEPGRTFLIGLRGTF from the coding sequence GTGCAAGTCCGAATCGCAAGAACAGCGTTGTCACACGCCCTGGGCCTCGCCCTCGTCGGCTTCGCCACGGCGGCCGTCGCGCAGGATCCACCACCCGCGCAGGACGCGCCGCAACCGGCACCCGTCGCGCCCGCGACGCAGGACGCCACCGATCTCGACGGCGTGATCGTCACCGGTTACCGCCAGAGCCTGCAGTACTCCACCGATGCCAAGCGCGATGCGACCGGCTTCACCGACTCGATCTTCTCCGAGGACATCGGCAAGTTCCCGGACACCAACATCGCCGAGTCGCTGGCGCGCATCCCCGGCATCCAGATCGACCGCGACGTCAACGGCGAAGGCCTGAACGTCGGCATCCGCGGACTCCCGCAGAGCTTCACCAAGACCATCATCAACGGTGGCGAGGCGGCCACGGCGTCGATCGGTCTCAACCGCGGCAACCAGAACCGCGAAGTCGACCTGAACCTGTTCCCGACCGAGTTCTTCAACAAGCTCACCGTGTACAAGTCGCCGCAGGCGAGCCTGCCCGAAGGCGGCATCTCCGGCGTGGTCGACATGCGCAGCATGCGTCCGTTCGATATCCCCGGCCGCCACTTCAACTATTCCGGCCAGTTCGACTACAACACCACCGGCGAGAAGTTCAATCCGCGCGGGTCGGCGATGTACAGCTGGACCAACGACGAAGGCACCTTCGGTGCGCTGGTGGGCGCGTCGGTCGTGCGCAGCCGCATCGCGGTACGCGGCTGGGAATCGATCGGCTGGATGAACCCGGGCCTCAACGAGCAGCAGTGCGGCATCGGCACCTCTCTGACGAACCGCCCGGCCGAATGCAACCCCGGTGGCGGTGGCAGCCTGCAGATGCCCAACGAAGTCCCCGACAACGGCTCGACCATCGGGGCGGGTATGACACCGGGAGACATCATCGATGCGGAGTGGTTGATGGAGCAGAACCCGGGCCTGTCCATCCTGCAGATCTCCGAGGCGCTGTTCCCGCGCCTGGCGCGCCCGGTCGACATGTCCGGCGACCGCGAGCGGGATGCCGTGGTGGGTTCGCTCGAGTGGCGTCCGAACGACAGGATGCACTTCTACGTGGACGCGCTCTACTCGCGAGCCAAGTACGAGAACGACCGCATCGACATGAACCTCGTCGGCCGCACCTTCGGCCCGGTGGGGTTCATCCCCACCAACATGCAGCTCGACGCCAACAACGTCGTCACCAGCGCGACCCTGGTCAACGCGCAGTTCTTCCTGGAGGCGCGCCCGTACCGCGACGAGGTGCAGTACTGGAACATCAACCCCGGCGCCACCTTCTGGTTCGGCGAGGACGACGGCATCAAGCTCGACGTACAGGCCAACTGGAGCCGCAGCTGGTTCTTCCGCGAGTCGCCCACGATCCTGCCGACCTCGCCGTTCACGACGGTCGAGTACACCAACGATGGCGAGCACCCGGAGTTCACCAGCGGCGGGGTGGACCTCAACGATCCGAACGCGGGCTGGTCCTGGAGTGGTGGCCGCGTCAACCTCAACAACGAGAAGCGGGTCACCGAGGCCGGCCGCCTGCGTGCGGACCTGCAGTTCGGCGACGACGACCGCAACATCAAGATCGGCGTGTCGCAGGACCGGTTCCGCCGGACGATCGTCGCGTTCGACAACAGCGCGGCGTGGCAGGCGAACGCGTTCTCGAGCGTTCCCGATTCGGAATTGCCGAGCTTCCTGCGACCGGGTCCCTACGGCTTCGTCACCGTGGACTTCGACGCGTTCATGAACGCGACCAACTACCAGCAGTTCTTCGACGAGGCGCCGGAGACGGGCTCGTCGCAGTCGGTGGGCGCCGCGTCGGGCGGGGTCGACGAGAAGAACCTGGCCGCCTACGTCGAGTTCAATGGCGAGACGGAGGTCTGGAACCGCAACCTGCGCATCAACGGTGGCGTGCGCTACGTCGACACCGACCAGGACATCAGCGGGCCGGTGGTCCTGGGCGCGGTGCGCGAATGGCAGACCCTCAACAGCACCTACGACGAGTGGCTGCCGTCGTTCAACGCCGCCTGGGACGTCGCCGGCAACTGGGTGGTGAGGATGTCCAGTTCGCGCACGCTGACCCGGCCGAATCCGCGTTCGATGCTGCCGGCGACGACGTTCTCCGATCCATCGGCGGAGATCGCCGACCAGGGCAACCCGAACCTGTCGCCGTACCTGTCGACCAACTTCGACCTGGGCCTGGAGTGGTACACCGGCGACGAGGGCCTGGTTGCGCTGACCATGTTCAACAAGCGCGTATCCGGCTACACCTACCAGGGCGTCAACGTGATCCCGTTCCGCGATCTGGGGATCCCGCTGGACGCGCTGTCGGAGAACCAGCTGGCTGCGCTCAACGCCAACGGCGGGCTCGACGCACCGATCAACGTGCGCCAGCAGGTCAACGCCGATGCCACGCTCGACATCCAGGGCTGGGAGCTGATCTGGGTGCAGCCGCTGAGCTTCGTGTTCGAGGGCCTGGGCTTCATGGCCAACTACACCGACATCGACCTCGAGCCCACGGGCCAGGAAGCCGACCAGCTGGCCGGCAACCTGTTCGGGATCTCGCCGGTGATGTGGAACGCCACCGCTTACTGGGAGAACGATATCGCCTCGGTGCGACTGTCCTACAACTGGGTGGAGGGCTCCGCGCAGCGCGCCCTGGGCAACAACGAGGGCGGCATCAACTACGGCCAGTACTTCGGCGAGGACCGCGGCCAGTTCGACCTGTCTGCCAGCTATACGCTGGACGGACTGCCGTCCCGGCCGCAGATCACGTTCAACGTCCTCAACATCACCAACGAACAGACCCGCAACTACATCTCGTTCCCGAATGTTCCAGGTGAAATCTACGAACCGGGCCGCACCTTCCTGATCGGCCTCCGCGGCACGTTCTGA
- a CDS encoding glycosyl hydrolase 115 family protein has protein sequence MRVSPFPLFVALYWVLAMIPGAARAAPDCRAPAAVCEERSSGSLPLVERGVPIAILVDDGDFMAVRHAADALRADLSAVAGQAPGSPARADDTAIIAGTLGKSDRIDRIVREHGIDTTGVAGNWEAYLLQVVQQPEPGIDRALLVIGADRRGTAFGLYEISRRIGVSPWTWWADVPPPQRAMLHVAPGRFVDAPKVKYRGIFINDEEPALGGWSRETFGGTNHRFYERVFQLILRHKANYLWPAMWQPRAFYDDDPRNAELADEYGVVVATSHHEPMMRAHDEWSRYGKGPWDYTRNADTLQRFWRGGIERLQDREAVVTLGMRGDGDEAMTEGTATALLERIVADQRAIISEVTGKPAEDTPQVWALYKEVQDYYDAGMRVPDDVTLLFADDNWGNIRRLPEPGSQRPGGYGVYYHFDYVGGPRNYKWLNTTQVERAWEQMRLAWAHGVERLWIVNVGDIKPMELPISAFLDQAWDPDAADLDWITRYPAAWAAEQFGDAHALEIGGIVTRYTQYNARRKPELLDAETWSLLHDGEADRVIADWDTLEARTLALAKRLPARQRDAFVQLVEYPVLASANLNRLYVAVARNRLYAAQGRASANRWADEAKRLFDRDAQLQRVYERDIAGGKWIHMMSQVRIGYTHWQQPERNILPALANVDVPERGVTGVAVEGDARRWPQPAQSPRLPVLDPVGAPTRELVVFNGGTEKVGFTAKSSQPWLRVSPAQGEVEDAQALGLEVDWSELPEGAHEAVVAIRGSDRTEVYVQVPVRKPPSHRAARGFVEGDGVVAIEAARHARAIAPAGGEWQTIPNLGRTLSGVTAWPATGDALTPGGDGARLEYPLVMNEAGEVEVRVVLSPTLDLRNRGGLRYAVSIGDETPQVVTMRLDPTPGDRDFKAWETAMVRSVHVAVSRHRVAAGANTLKLWPVDPGLVFQRIEVTRQPRMRGTLGPVESRQR, from the coding sequence ATGAGAGTTTCGCCTTTCCCTCTGTTCGTTGCGCTCTACTGGGTGCTCGCCATGATCCCCGGCGCTGCTCGCGCCGCGCCCGACTGTCGTGCGCCGGCGGCCGTGTGCGAAGAGCGCAGCAGCGGCAGCCTGCCCCTGGTCGAACGCGGTGTGCCGATCGCCATCCTTGTCGACGACGGCGATTTCATGGCGGTGCGGCATGCAGCGGATGCGCTGCGGGCGGATCTCTCGGCGGTCGCGGGCCAGGCACCGGGATCGCCGGCGCGGGCCGATGACACCGCAATCATCGCCGGCACGCTCGGGAAGAGCGACCGGATCGACCGCATCGTGCGCGAACACGGAATCGACACCACGGGCGTCGCCGGAAACTGGGAGGCGTACCTGCTGCAGGTGGTGCAGCAGCCCGAGCCCGGGATCGACCGCGCCCTGCTCGTGATCGGCGCCGATCGTCGCGGCACCGCGTTCGGCCTGTACGAGATCTCGCGCCGCATCGGCGTGTCGCCGTGGACCTGGTGGGCCGACGTGCCGCCGCCGCAACGCGCCATGCTGCATGTCGCGCCCGGCCGTTTCGTCGATGCGCCCAAGGTGAAGTACCGCGGCATCTTCATCAACGACGAGGAGCCCGCGCTGGGCGGCTGGAGCCGCGAGACCTTCGGCGGCACCAACCACCGCTTCTACGAACGCGTCTTCCAGCTGATCCTGCGGCACAAGGCCAACTACCTGTGGCCGGCGATGTGGCAGCCGCGCGCGTTCTACGACGACGATCCACGCAATGCCGAACTCGCAGACGAGTACGGCGTGGTGGTCGCCACCAGCCACCACGAGCCGATGATGCGCGCGCACGACGAGTGGTCCCGTTACGGCAAGGGGCCCTGGGACTACACCCGGAACGCCGACACGCTGCAGCGGTTCTGGCGCGGCGGCATCGAGCGGCTGCAGGATCGCGAAGCGGTGGTCACGCTGGGCATGCGCGGTGATGGCGACGAGGCGATGACCGAAGGCACCGCCACCGCCCTGCTCGAGCGCATCGTCGCCGACCAGCGCGCGATCATCAGCGAGGTCACCGGCAAGCCTGCGGAGGACACGCCCCAGGTCTGGGCGCTGTACAAGGAAGTGCAGGACTACTACGACGCCGGGATGCGCGTGCCCGACGACGTGACCCTGCTGTTCGCCGACGACAACTGGGGCAACATCCGGCGCCTGCCCGAGCCGGGCTCGCAGCGCCCGGGCGGCTACGGCGTCTACTACCACTTCGACTACGTCGGCGGCCCGCGCAACTACAAGTGGCTCAACACCACCCAGGTCGAGCGCGCCTGGGAGCAGATGCGGCTCGCGTGGGCGCACGGCGTGGAGCGGCTGTGGATCGTCAACGTCGGCGACATCAAGCCGATGGAGCTGCCGATCAGCGCCTTCCTCGACCAGGCCTGGGATCCGGATGCGGCGGACCTGGACTGGATCACCCGGTATCCGGCCGCCTGGGCAGCGGAACAGTTCGGCGATGCGCACGCGCTCGAGATCGGCGGGATCGTCACCCGCTACACGCAGTACAACGCACGGCGCAAGCCGGAACTGCTCGATGCGGAGACGTGGAGCCTGCTGCACGACGGCGAGGCCGATCGCGTGATCGCCGACTGGGACACGCTCGAGGCACGCACCCTTGCGCTGGCAAAGCGCCTGCCTGCCCGCCAGCGCGATGCGTTCGTGCAGCTGGTCGAATACCCGGTGCTGGCCAGCGCCAACCTCAACCGGCTGTACGTGGCGGTGGCGCGCAACCGGCTGTACGCCGCGCAGGGGCGCGCCTCGGCGAATCGCTGGGCCGACGAGGCGAAGCGCCTGTTCGATCGCGACGCGCAGCTGCAGCGCGTGTACGAACGGGACATCGCCGGCGGCAAGTGGATCCACATGATGTCGCAGGTGCGGATCGGCTACACCCACTGGCAGCAGCCCGAGCGCAACATCCTGCCGGCGCTGGCGAACGTCGACGTGCCGGAACGCGGCGTGACCGGCGTGGCGGTCGAAGGCGACGCGCGGCGCTGGCCGCAGCCCGCGCAATCGCCACGGTTGCCGGTGCTCGATCCGGTGGGCGCGCCGACGCGCGAGCTGGTGGTGTTCAACGGCGGCACGGAGAAGGTCGGCTTCACCGCGAAGTCGTCGCAGCCATGGTTGCGCGTCTCGCCGGCTCAGGGCGAGGTGGAAGACGCACAAGCGCTCGGGCTCGAGGTCGACTGGTCGGAGCTGCCTGAAGGCGCGCACGAGGCGGTGGTGGCGATCCGCGGCAGCGACCGCACCGAAGTCTACGTGCAGGTGCCGGTGCGCAAGCCACCGTCGCATCGCGCTGCGCGCGGGTTCGTGGAAGGCGACGGCGTGGTCGCGATCGAGGCTGCGCGGCACGCGCGCGCGATCGCGCCTGCTGGCGGCGAGTGGCAGACGATCCCGAACCTGGGTCGCACGCTGTCCGGCGTGACGGCGTGGCCGGCCACCGGCGACGCCCTGACCCCGGGTGGCGACGGTGCGCGCCTGGAGTATCCGCTGGTGATGAACGAGGCCGGCGAGGTCGAAGTGCGCGTGGTGCTGTCGCCGACGCTCGATCTCCGCAACCGCGGCGGCCTGCGCTACGCCGTGTCGATCGGCGACGAGACGCCGCAGGTGGTGACCATGCGCCTGGACCCGACCCCGGGCGACCGCGATTTCAAGGCCTGGGAGACCGCGATGGTCCGCAGCGTCCACGTCGCCGTTTCGCGGCATCGCGTCGCCGCCGGCGCCAACACGCTCAAACTGTGGCCGGTCGACCCGGGCCTCGTGTTCCAGCGGATCGAGGTGACGAGGCAGCCGCGGATGCGCGGTACGCTCGGGCCGGTGGAGAGCCGGCAACGCTGA
- a CDS encoding MFS transporter encodes MNHVAASPVPTGTAISRYRWVICALLFFATTINYVDRAVLGVLAPSLVAEFGWSEQHYGVISASFTLAYAIGFLFAGWFIDRVGTRVGYSVYLTLWSLAAAAHALAKSVVGFSIARFALGLGESGNFPAAVKTVAEWFPKRERAFATGVFNAGSNIGAIVAPLVVPWLALTWGWRTAFVVTGLAGLVWLAFWLPVYRRPAEHPKVSPGELALIESDSPDPPGKVSWLRLLGFRQTWAFTGGKFLSDSVWWFYLFWFPMFMADRFGVDLRTIGLPMVTVFLLADVGSVSGGWFSSFLMKRGWSANGARKTTMLICALCILPVVFAPHVEGQWVAVWLIGLAAAAHQGFSANLFTLTSDMFPRSAVASVVGIGGFAGAMGGFFMNLGAGWLRQHTGSYAAMFLMAGFAYLAALLLIHVLAPRLEPVRLDAVPGASA; translated from the coding sequence ATGAACCACGTTGCCGCCTCGCCCGTTCCGACGGGTACCGCGATCAGCAGATACCGCTGGGTCATCTGCGCCCTGCTCTTCTTCGCCACCACGATCAACTACGTCGACCGTGCGGTGCTGGGCGTACTCGCGCCGAGCCTGGTCGCGGAATTCGGATGGAGCGAACAGCACTACGGCGTGATCAGCGCATCGTTCACGCTCGCCTATGCCATCGGCTTCCTGTTCGCCGGCTGGTTCATCGACCGGGTCGGCACCCGCGTGGGATACAGCGTGTATCTCACCCTGTGGTCGCTCGCGGCTGCCGCGCACGCGTTGGCGAAGTCGGTGGTCGGCTTCAGCATCGCGCGCTTCGCGCTCGGGCTCGGCGAGTCGGGCAACTTTCCCGCCGCGGTCAAGACCGTCGCCGAGTGGTTTCCCAAACGCGAGCGGGCGTTTGCCACCGGTGTCTTCAACGCCGGTTCCAATATCGGCGCGATCGTCGCGCCGCTGGTGGTGCCGTGGCTCGCGCTCACCTGGGGCTGGCGAACCGCGTTCGTGGTCACGGGCCTTGCAGGCCTGGTGTGGCTGGCGTTCTGGCTACCCGTCTACCGTCGCCCCGCGGAGCACCCGAAGGTGTCGCCGGGCGAACTCGCGCTGATAGAGAGCGATTCGCCGGACCCGCCGGGAAAGGTCTCGTGGTTGCGGCTGCTCGGCTTCCGCCAGACGTGGGCGTTCACGGGAGGCAAGTTCCTCAGCGATTCGGTCTGGTGGTTCTACCTGTTCTGGTTCCCGATGTTCATGGCCGACCGCTTCGGCGTGGACCTGCGCACGATCGGACTGCCGATGGTCACCGTGTTCCTGCTGGCGGATGTCGGCTCGGTAAGCGGCGGCTGGTTCAGCTCGTTCCTGATGAAGCGCGGCTGGAGCGCGAACGGCGCGCGCAAGACGACGATGCTGATCTGCGCGCTGTGCATCCTGCCCGTGGTGTTCGCCCCGCATGTCGAGGGCCAGTGGGTCGCGGTGTGGTTGATCGGCCTGGCCGCGGCCGCGCACCAGGGCTTCTCCGCCAACCTGTTCACGCTGACCTCCGACATGTTCCCGCGTTCCGCGGTCGCTTCGGTCGTCGGCATCGGCGGATTCGCCGGGGCGATGGGCGGCTTCTTCATGAACCTCGGCGCGGGCTGGCTGCGCCAGCACACCGGCAGCTACGCGGCGATGTTCCTGATGGCCGGCTTCGCCTACCTGGCCGCGCTGCTGCTCATCCACGTGCTCGCACCGAGGCTGGAGCCGGTACGGCTCGATGCGGTTCCCGGCGCGAGCGCCTGA
- a CDS encoding endo-1,4-beta-xylanase: MTRHRIALVPALALACGSAFAGPPSTTLKDAYTDAFLIGTAVNDEIVSGRDARAQALVPLHFNSITAENVMKAEVLHPEPGQWDFSGADAFVDFGRKHDMFLVGHTLVWHNQTPAWFFQGDDGKPADPATMRERMREYIGVVAGRYAGKVQAWDVVNEVMGEDGQYRDTLWTRAYGGDGDALVRDAFRFASEAAPETALYYNDFNAWRPEKRDGIVRMVKMLQDAGIRIDGIGIQGHWGLNYPSTEHIEAAIDAYAALGLKVMITELDVDVLPLTKEGQIIGQGMMHPQFQLPEFKAFLDPYRDGLPAAVQQQLADRYAELFRVFHSRRDKLHRVAVWGVEDGMSWKNGYPIPDRTNYTLLFDRQGQPKPALEAVLAVPGGD, from the coding sequence ATGACCCGCCACCGCATCGCCCTGGTCCCCGCCCTCGCGCTCGCCTGTGGCAGCGCCTTCGCCGGCCCGCCGAGCACGACGCTCAAGGACGCCTACACCGACGCGTTCCTGATCGGCACCGCCGTCAACGACGAGATCGTTTCGGGCCGCGACGCGCGCGCGCAGGCGCTGGTGCCGCTGCACTTCAACTCCATCACCGCCGAGAACGTGATGAAGGCCGAGGTGCTGCATCCCGAGCCCGGCCAATGGGATTTCTCCGGCGCCGACGCGTTCGTCGACTTCGGCCGCAAGCACGACATGTTCCTGGTCGGCCACACCCTGGTCTGGCACAACCAGACGCCGGCCTGGTTCTTCCAGGGCGACGACGGCAAGCCCGCAGACCCGGCCACGATGCGCGAACGCATGCGCGAGTACATCGGCGTGGTGGCCGGCCGCTACGCGGGCAAGGTCCAGGCCTGGGACGTGGTGAACGAAGTGATGGGCGAGGACGGGCAGTACCGCGACACGCTGTGGACCCGCGCCTACGGCGGCGACGGCGATGCGCTGGTGCGCGACGCGTTCCGCTTCGCCAGCGAAGCCGCGCCCGAGACCGCGCTTTATTACAACGATTTCAACGCCTGGCGCCCCGAGAAGCGCGACGGCATCGTGCGCATGGTCAAGATGCTGCAGGATGCCGGCATCCGCATCGACGGCATCGGCATCCAGGGCCACTGGGGCCTCAACTACCCGTCCACCGAACACATCGAGGCCGCGATCGACGCCTACGCCGCACTCGGGCTGAAGGTGATGATCACCGAGCTCGACGTCGACGTGCTGCCGCTGACGAAGGAAGGCCAGATCATCGGCCAGGGCATGATGCATCCGCAGTTCCAACTGCCCGAGTTCAAGGCGTTCCTCGATCCCTATCGCGACGGCCTGCCCGCCGCGGTGCAGCAGCAGCTCGCCGACCGCTACGCCGAACTGTTCCGCGTCTTCCATTCGCGCCGCGACAAGCTGCATCGCGTGGCCGTGTGGGGCGTGGAGGACGGCATGTCGTGGAAGAACGGCTATCCGATCCCGGACCGCACCAACTACACCCTGCTGTTCGATCGCCAGGGGCAGCCGAAGCCGGCGCTGGAGGCGGTGCTCGCGGTGCCGGGCGGCGATTGA